The Limanda limanda chromosome 20, fLimLim1.1, whole genome shotgun sequence genome has a segment encoding these proteins:
- the LOC133027227 gene encoding enkurin-like, translated as MSDEAAVAKKKPPAVVYKRKPCTGNYYAMDLPLHHCNILKMMEPKLPPVHPESMYNHLPKPVVDAITEKPERYVSIFRPTVLEENKANKMPMRTMGPVKVEVRHVKFLKTPTIIPQTPEKFVRLSRARKPPVPLQADRKPIKPRPKRDFLKTMDSLTMVEPVPAFVDIKGHREILKTSGFVPVFCDKKEYGKIPKYLLKRYKENLLKAEAEYSKLKERIDKEARKQMSDTERTSILEGLRKIWNQANTDYQLLPLVMVTHSMLARKERLEEEMTHLETAIAMFEDQSNPVFLPHEDD; from the exons ATGTCTGACGAAGCCGCCGTGGCTAAAAAAAAGCCTCCAGCTGTTGTGTATAAACGCAAGCCGTGTACAGGCAACTACTATGCTATGGACTTGCCTCTACACCACTGTAATATCCTCAAGATGATGGAACCCAAGTTACCCCCTGTGCATCCAGAGTCTATGTACAACCATTTACCAAAGCCAGTGGTTGATGCTATTACAGAAAAACCGGAGAG GTATGTCTCCATTTTTCGACCAACAGTCCTGGAAGAGAACAAAGCAAACAAGATGCCAATGCGAACGATGGGACCGGTGAAAGTGGAGGTGCGCCATGTCAAGTTCCTCAAGACGCCCACGATTATTCCCCAAACTCCTGAGA AGTTTGTTCGGCTCTCCAGAGCGAGGAAACCACCCGTTCCCCTGCAAGCAGATCGCAAGCCTATAAAACCGAGACCAAAGAGGGACTTTTTAAAAACCATGGACAGTCTGACTATGGTGGAGCCTGTGCCGGCCTTCGTGGACATCAAGGGGCACAGGGAGATCCTCAAGACGTCTGGGTTTGTCCCCGTCTTCTGCGATAAGAAG GAGTATGGAAAAATACCTAAGTACTTACTCAAGCGCTACAAGGAAAATCTGCTGAAGGCTGAGGCGGAGTATTCCAAGTTGAAAGAAAGGATCGATAAGGAGGCCAGGAAACAGatgtcagacacagagagaacatccATCCTGGAG GGCCTGAGGAAGATCTGGAATCAGGCGAACACGGATTACCAGTTGTTACCGCTCGTCATGGTCACCCATTCAATGCTCGCCAGGAAAGAGcgactggaggaggagatgaccCATCTGGAGACGGCCATCGCCATGTTCGAGGATCAATCCAATCCAGTCTTCCTCCCACATGAAGATGATTGA